The following coding sequences are from one Mycolicibacterium aichiense window:
- a CDS encoding acetate--CoA ligase family protein, translated as MSDSRRGCVATMLEARSVALVGASAKPGSFGERMIIEARRSSARMHLVNPRYERIDGVTCAPSLAALDEPVDLVLLGVPDTALLAELNNAAAVGVKSAVIFGSAHGAPLRRAVAQAATDAGMAVCGAGCMGFVNNVTGLRALGYLETDPLPSGGVSLVTHSGSAFSTILRASRGFGFRVAISSGQELVTDTADYLDYIVEDPGTTMIALLLETPRSVGRLRAGLRRAAQRDIPVVILPVGHSPRGRAMVAAHSGALAGDAAGWQAFCADTGAIRVTDMAEFVDTIELFEAGRRRRPGSRGIATVHDSGAERALCADLAHELAVDFAELATPTLRTLAELLDDGLSPGNPLDVWGTGADTRALFSGCLRALVDDPGVAVTALAVDLVTEFDDDTAYPDAMLDVAAGTHAPLAVLASVPSAVDGATAAGLRHNGIPVLEGARSGIAALGHLARWPLPVSTALPHIDAQRAQRWTAELTAAEWNAPAAFRLMADYGIPVTRSYSAHTVAEVLAAADAVGYPVVLKTLGAAHKSDVGGVVLGIGDRESLGVAYEEMAERLGSDVSVDAMAPAGVEISLGVVRDDNFGPMIVVAAGGTLVELLADRAVACPPISRDTARELVQSLRSAPLLMGWRGAPAADVDALADAIVGFSQLAIELGEHLDAVEANPVIVSATGVVAVDALVIPRAR; from the coding sequence ATGAGCGACAGCCGGCGGGGCTGCGTCGCCACCATGCTGGAGGCCCGCTCGGTGGCGCTCGTCGGGGCCTCGGCGAAACCGGGCAGCTTCGGGGAGCGGATGATCATCGAAGCTCGCCGCAGTTCGGCGCGAATGCATTTGGTCAATCCTCGCTATGAGCGCATCGATGGTGTCACCTGCGCCCCGTCGCTGGCCGCGCTCGACGAGCCAGTGGACCTGGTGCTGCTCGGAGTACCCGACACCGCGCTGCTGGCAGAGTTGAACAATGCGGCCGCAGTGGGCGTGAAGTCGGCGGTCATCTTCGGCTCCGCCCACGGTGCACCGCTGCGCAGGGCCGTAGCACAGGCCGCCACCGACGCCGGGATGGCAGTGTGCGGCGCGGGGTGCATGGGCTTTGTCAACAATGTCACCGGCCTGCGCGCGCTCGGCTATCTGGAAACGGATCCTCTTCCGTCGGGCGGTGTTTCGCTGGTCACCCACTCAGGCTCGGCGTTCTCCACCATCCTGCGGGCGTCGCGCGGCTTCGGGTTCCGCGTGGCGATCTCCTCAGGCCAAGAACTGGTCACCGACACCGCCGACTACCTGGACTACATCGTCGAGGACCCGGGCACGACGATGATCGCCCTGCTGCTGGAGACCCCGCGGTCGGTGGGACGGCTGCGAGCCGGGCTGCGCCGTGCGGCACAGCGCGACATCCCCGTGGTGATCCTGCCGGTCGGCCATTCCCCGCGCGGGCGCGCGATGGTCGCTGCCCACTCTGGTGCGCTGGCCGGCGACGCGGCCGGTTGGCAGGCATTCTGCGCCGACACCGGCGCGATCCGGGTCACCGACATGGCCGAGTTCGTGGACACCATCGAACTTTTCGAGGCCGGCCGTCGACGACGCCCCGGCTCGCGCGGCATCGCCACGGTGCACGATTCCGGGGCCGAACGTGCACTGTGCGCCGACTTGGCACATGAGTTGGCGGTGGATTTCGCCGAACTCGCCACCCCGACGTTACGCACACTCGCAGAACTGCTCGACGACGGGTTGTCCCCCGGTAACCCCCTTGACGTGTGGGGTACCGGCGCCGATACCCGCGCGTTGTTCAGCGGTTGTCTGCGGGCACTGGTCGATGATCCAGGCGTGGCGGTGACCGCATTGGCCGTCGACCTGGTCACCGAGTTCGACGACGACACCGCCTACCCCGATGCGATGCTCGACGTCGCCGCCGGCACCCATGCCCCGCTTGCGGTGCTGGCCTCGGTACCGTCGGCGGTGGACGGCGCTACAGCAGCGGGTCTGCGGCACAACGGCATTCCGGTCCTCGAAGGCGCCCGCAGCGGCATCGCGGCCCTTGGCCACCTGGCCCGCTGGCCGCTGCCGGTCTCGACGGCACTCCCCCACATCGACGCCCAGCGGGCACAGCGCTGGACGGCCGAACTGACCGCGGCCGAGTGGAACGCGCCGGCCGCCTTCCGGCTGATGGCCGACTACGGCATTCCGGTCACCCGTTCATATTCCGCACACACCGTCGCGGAGGTGCTCGCCGCCGCGGATGCCGTCGGCTACCCGGTGGTGCTGAAAACACTCGGCGCCGCGCACAAGAGCGATGTCGGCGGAGTCGTGCTCGGCATCGGTGACCGCGAATCGCTCGGGGTGGCTTACGAAGAGATGGCCGAGCGGTTGGGATCCGACGTCAGCGTCGACGCGATGGCCCCTGCGGGTGTCGAGATTTCGCTCGGTGTGGTGCGCGACGACAACTTCGGCCCGATGATCGTGGTCGCCGCCGGCGGCACGCTGGTCGAGCTGCTGGCGGACCGCGCGGTCGCCTGTCCGCCGATCAGTCGGGACACTGCCCGCGAGCTGGTTCAGTCATTGCGCAGCGCGCCGTTGTTGATGGGCTGGCGAGGCGCACCCGCGGCCGACGTCGACGCCCTTGCGGACGCTATCGTCGGATTCTCGCAGCTGGCAATCGAACTCGGTGAGCACCTCGATGCCGTCGAAGCCAACCCGGTGATCGTGTCTGCGACCGGTGTGGTGGCCGTCGACGCGCTCGTCATCCCGCGCGCTCGGTGA
- a CDS encoding cupin domain-containing protein: MTAAVLTTVLAQAADAELEDWGPLEEATGDPMATHGVEVWVDGDKSAGIWQCAPGPSHWTLEVNEMIYVVSGRMTVTPDGGEPSDVGAGDLAVFPVGWTGTWVIHETLRKAYAMF; this comes from the coding sequence ATGACCGCTGCTGTGCTGACCACTGTCCTGGCCCAGGCGGCCGACGCCGAACTCGAGGATTGGGGCCCGCTGGAGGAGGCCACCGGCGACCCGATGGCGACGCACGGTGTGGAGGTGTGGGTCGATGGCGACAAGTCGGCAGGCATCTGGCAGTGCGCCCCCGGTCCGTCGCACTGGACGCTCGAGGTCAACGAGATGATCTACGTGGTGTCCGGACGGATGACCGTCACCCCCGACGGTGGCGAGCCCAGCGACGTCGGCGCCGGCGATCTCGCGGTCTTCCCGGTCGGCTGGACCGGCACATGGGTGATCCACGAGACGCTGCGCAAGGCTTACGCGATGTTCTGA